Proteins found in one Sporosarcina sp. FSL K6-3457 genomic segment:
- a CDS encoding PTS sugar transporter subunit IIB: MTTIMLVCSAGMSTSLLVTKMETAAKTKGQDIKIFAVSEAEANRHFEEIDVLLLGPQVRFLKKKIEKALEGKNIPVEVIDSIDYGTMNGESVLTKALAMLK; encoded by the coding sequence ATGACAACAATCATGCTCGTCTGTTCAGCTGGAATGTCCACTAGTTTGCTAGTAACGAAGATGGAAACGGCTGCAAAGACAAAAGGTCAAGACATTAAAATTTTCGCAGTATCAGAAGCAGAAGCAAATAGGCACTTCGAAGAAATCGATGTTCTACTATTAGGACCGCAAGTGCGCTTCCTAAAAAAGAAAATCGAAAAAGCGCTTGAAGGAAAAAACATTCCCGTTGAAGTAATCGATAGCATCGACTACGGCACAATGAATGGTGAGTCTGTTCTAACTAAAGCACTTGCAATGCTTAAGTAA
- a CDS encoding metal-sulfur cluster assembly factor, with product MDMIERIRELLRLVYDPELGISIVDLGLVYDIQYEANKVYIKMTLTTPGCPMHDMITGGVDFILKDRLDITDVEVDVVWEPKWSPDMISDEGKKALSYF from the coding sequence ATGGATATGATTGAACGTATTCGTGAATTACTTCGGCTTGTTTATGACCCTGAGCTTGGGATTAGTATTGTTGATTTAGGCCTAGTCTATGATATTCAATATGAGGCTAACAAAGTGTATATCAAAATGACGTTAACAACGCCAGGATGTCCCATGCACGACATGATCACAGGTGGTGTGGATTTTATATTGAAGGATCGTCTTGATATTACTGATGTTGAGGTCGATGTTGTTTGGGAGCCGAAGTGGTCACCGGACATGATTTCTGATGAAGGAAAGAAAGCATTGAGTTACTTTTGA
- a CDS encoding sigma 54-interacting transcriptional regulator: MGRKEDIFHYIEKVNKSVSATEIAEQLQLERSNVSRYLNELYREGLIDKTNGKPILFFNKELPSTHKQKEHTPDSFYNLIGTEGSLKISVKQAKAAIHYPPRGLHTLILGKTGTGKSFFAECMYQYAVESESIEKNAPFIQFNCADYAQNPQLLFGHIFGVKKGAFTGATENRTGLIEKADKGILFLDEIHRLPPEGQEMLFTFIDKGIFRSLGDSEETKTASVQIIGATTESPESYLLETFTRRIPMTITLPSLEERQFEERYQLIEHFLIQESGRLNETIHVERRALTAFLLYHTSANIGQLQRDLKLACAKSFLHYISNKTPSLLIQQNDLPLHVQKGLLDVKQYREKMDSLIDTEKQVFTFSFNNDQSDYVDQEHREDLYQDMEVKLKQLHEEGKNNKEIQTELLVDFNQYFNEYIDHLPQVGLKEIVDNQIWEITDKVFHFAEKELNHSFQKKMKFAFALHLQRTIERINQNNTITHPNLNKVHNKHPKEFKVAIELAQLIESEMSVEIPLDEIGFITMFLVPEVEDNMYNQEHKVAIIVIMHGNSTATSMLTTVQDLLGVQFGKAFDMPLSMDAREMYDLIKSTIHDIEPTKGVLFLVDMGSVSSFGHMIFEETGIKTKTVSMASTPIVMEAVRKASLGRSLDDIYQSCRQLIENQFSSTASLPKPTKKAIVTACFTGDGVAKKIKEQLEKVVNGKNIVIISLQFLHRQSFTDKIDQLLESYDILAIAGTVQFEYLNIPYFSPIEIFQDHHLKRLENIIGDQEPYSEMVQALENHFKTIPSVSRLVQLLQKTVIKLELKLGINLDSGVDTGIILHLAFLIENMRLNQPARSFPKVEQFQQEYAEDLTSVKNILQGLEAEYDITFVESELMHIYQMFIENDQL, encoded by the coding sequence ATGGGTCGAAAAGAAGATATTTTTCATTATATTGAGAAAGTAAATAAAAGCGTTTCAGCTACTGAAATTGCGGAACAGCTTCAACTTGAGCGTTCAAATGTCAGTAGATATTTAAACGAATTATACAGAGAAGGTTTGATTGACAAAACAAACGGAAAACCTATCCTCTTTTTCAATAAAGAGCTTCCCTCTACTCACAAGCAGAAAGAACATACCCCCGATTCGTTTTATAATTTAATTGGGACAGAGGGTAGTTTGAAAATTTCAGTCAAGCAGGCTAAAGCCGCCATTCATTACCCACCTAGGGGCTTACACACATTAATTTTAGGGAAAACGGGAACAGGAAAATCTTTTTTTGCCGAGTGCATGTATCAGTATGCCGTGGAGTCTGAAAGTATCGAGAAAAATGCGCCCTTCATTCAATTTAACTGTGCCGATTACGCGCAAAATCCCCAATTATTATTTGGACATATTTTCGGCGTAAAAAAAGGTGCCTTTACAGGTGCGACAGAAAATCGAACGGGGCTAATTGAAAAAGCAGATAAGGGTATCTTGTTTTTAGATGAAATTCATCGATTACCTCCAGAAGGACAAGAAATGCTTTTTACCTTTATCGACAAAGGTATATTCCGTAGTTTAGGAGATAGTGAAGAGACTAAAACGGCCTCCGTTCAAATCATCGGCGCGACAACAGAATCTCCTGAATCTTATTTGCTCGAAACATTTACACGAAGAATTCCAATGACAATTACACTTCCTTCATTAGAGGAGCGTCAATTTGAGGAACGCTATCAGCTTATTGAACACTTTCTTATTCAGGAGTCAGGGCGTCTAAATGAAACGATTCATGTAGAAAGACGTGCGTTGACCGCATTTTTGCTGTACCACACGTCTGCTAACATCGGACAATTACAACGTGATTTAAAATTAGCTTGTGCAAAATCATTTTTGCATTATATTTCCAACAAAACACCCAGCCTTCTCATTCAGCAAAATGATCTGCCACTTCATGTACAAAAAGGGTTATTAGATGTGAAGCAATATCGTGAAAAGATGGACAGTCTTATTGATACAGAAAAACAAGTTTTCACTTTTTCCTTCAATAATGATCAAAGTGACTATGTGGATCAAGAGCACAGGGAAGACCTTTATCAGGATATGGAAGTTAAATTAAAACAGCTACATGAAGAAGGTAAGAATAATAAAGAGATTCAAACTGAGCTACTCGTTGATTTCAATCAATACTTTAATGAGTACATCGATCATTTGCCACAAGTCGGGTTGAAGGAAATTGTCGACAATCAAATTTGGGAAATCACCGATAAGGTATTCCACTTTGCCGAAAAAGAGTTAAATCACTCGTTTCAAAAAAAAATGAAGTTTGCTTTTGCGCTACATTTACAAAGAACGATTGAGCGTATTAATCAAAACAATACCATCACGCATCCAAACTTAAATAAAGTACACAATAAGCATCCTAAAGAGTTTAAAGTTGCTATTGAACTTGCACAATTAATCGAAAGTGAAATGAGTGTTGAAATACCACTTGACGAAATCGGATTTATTACGATGTTTTTAGTTCCTGAAGTTGAGGATAATATGTACAATCAAGAACATAAAGTCGCCATAATTGTCATCATGCATGGTAATTCTACCGCTACAAGTATGTTGACGACGGTTCAAGATTTACTAGGTGTTCAATTCGGTAAGGCTTTTGATATGCCTCTTTCAATGGACGCACGGGAAATGTACGATCTCATAAAAAGTACAATCCATGACATAGAGCCGACGAAAGGCGTTTTGTTCCTCGTCGATATGGGTTCAGTTTCTTCCTTTGGTCATATGATTTTTGAAGAAACAGGCATTAAAACAAAAACGGTGTCCATGGCAAGCACGCCAATTGTGATGGAGGCTGTTCGTAAGGCCTCACTCGGAAGAAGTTTGGACGATATCTATCAAAGCTGTCGCCAACTCATCGAAAACCAATTCAGTTCAACAGCATCCCTACCTAAGCCAACTAAAAAAGCAATCGTTACTGCTTGCTTTACCGGGGATGGAGTAGCCAAAAAGATTAAAGAGCAGTTAGAAAAAGTCGTCAACGGTAAAAATATCGTCATTATTTCGTTACAATTTCTCCACAGACAATCTTTTACAGACAAAATCGATCAATTACTGGAGAGCTACGACATATTAGCCATTGCGGGTACTGTTCAATTTGAATACTTAAACATTCCCTACTTTTCACCGATTGAAATTTTCCAAGACCATCATTTAAAACGATTAGAAAATATCATTGGCGACCAAGAACCTTATAGCGAGATGGTACAAGCTCTTGAAAATCACTTCAAGACAATTCCCTCTGTTTCTCGTTTAGTACAACTTTTACAAAAAACCGTCATTAAGCTCGAATTAAAATTAGGCATCAATCTCGATTCCGGGGTCGATACTGGAATTATCCTGCATCTTGCCTTCCTTATTGAAAATATGAGGCTCAATCAGCCAGCACGCTCATTCCCGAAAGTCGAACAATTTCAGCAGGAATATGCGGAAGATCTAACAAGTGTGAAAAATATATTACAAGGATTAGAAGCGGAATACGATATCACCTTTGTTGAAAGTGAACTGATGCATATTTACCAAATGTTTATAGAAAATGATCAGCTGTAA
- a CDS encoding peptidase U32 family protein, translating into MIELIATAESVEQGKLLIGVGVDTLYIGEDEFGLRLPGSFSCDDIEEMTSFAHQHHKRVCVAVNALMHNNRIEKIIPYVTFLQSVGVDSITVGDPGVIHLLKKHQIDLPYIYDAQTMVTSARQVNFWAQRGAIGAVLARELPYEELKSIRRQVTVPVEVLVYGATCIQQSKRPLVENYFNFTEQAVQQQPLFISEPKKDDTHYSIYEDCNGTHIFATDDVNLLPQLDKLVAAGLTQWKLDGIFTKGQSFVDIVSLFVEARQAFAEQRWTADVREQLNSRLLALHPAERSVDEGFFLKEPSDVK; encoded by the coding sequence ATGATTGAGCTTATTGCAACAGCTGAATCAGTAGAGCAAGGAAAGTTATTAATCGGCGTAGGTGTCGATACGTTGTACATAGGAGAAGATGAATTCGGTTTGCGTTTACCGGGTTCTTTTTCGTGTGATGACATTGAGGAAATGACCTCTTTTGCCCATCAACATCATAAGCGGGTATGTGTCGCGGTTAATGCTTTAATGCATAATAATCGGATTGAGAAAATCATCCCTTATGTAACATTTTTGCAGTCTGTTGGCGTGGATTCTATAACTGTCGGCGATCCAGGCGTCATTCATCTACTGAAAAAGCATCAGATTGATTTACCTTATATCTACGATGCGCAAACGATGGTAACAAGCGCAAGGCAAGTGAACTTTTGGGCACAGCGTGGAGCGATTGGTGCTGTCCTTGCAAGGGAACTACCTTATGAAGAGTTAAAATCAATTCGACGGCAAGTAACCGTTCCAGTTGAAGTACTAGTTTATGGAGCTACTTGTATTCAGCAATCGAAACGACCATTAGTCGAAAATTATTTTAACTTTACCGAGCAAGCCGTTCAACAACAGCCGCTATTTATCTCGGAGCCTAAAAAAGATGATACGCACTATTCTATTTATGAAGATTGTAATGGCACGCATATTTTTGCGACGGATGATGTGAATTTATTGCCACAGTTAGATAAATTAGTTGCAGCGGGGTTAACACAGTGGAAGCTGGATGGTATTTTTACAAAAGGACAATCATTTGTGGATATTGTCAGTTTGTTTGTGGAAGCGAGACAAGCGTTTGCAGAGCAACGTTGGACGGCGGATGTGCGGGAGCAGTTAAATAGTCGGTTACTTGCATTACATCCAGCGGAAAGATCAGTAGACGAAGGTTTCTTTTTGAAGGAACCGAGCGATGTCAAATAA
- a CDS encoding methyl-accepting chemotaxis protein: MKISVRNKLMALAAIVIILPLIVVGTVSYFVAKSELDKIGQLGLQNGTYAILDMIEELDDQVQNGSLTLEEAQEKARIQIVGAKNADGTRSIDNPVKYGENFYFYVVKEDGILDAHPNIEGQNLYDEQTKDGRYFIREVIDVAKNGGGFARYDWPLPTKPEVEAPKITYSAFDPQWEWIIAAGTYEMDFNAGAKHLLTYTLLTLIIAIIIGIGLFFIFSSRMTAYIEKIMEMTSNIAQGKLSGDNIPIQSHDELGHLAIHVNEMKNNLHEMVSHTRDSSEKMRDSSDMLSAITEETTASTDEIHQAIEDISKGAVVQAEEADVAIHKVDNLSNLIAKATMQYGDVVQEVNKMTTLQQTGSEKVNDLEQNSNEFTAVIDGLQTNFSNLTARLSEIQTIVQTISSISAQTNLLALNASIEAARAGEHGKGFAVVAEEVRKLSEDTNEATNRVRDLLVHIEQETANSGSHMTHTLELSHEQVVAIHETKEAFTYLSESIGDISSLLHSLEMDMNDMDANRQVVVGAISQIASVATQSAAATQQVNASIDEQKTAVNSIMLSSLELQTEAERMHNLVERFT; this comes from the coding sequence ATGAAAATATCCGTACGCAATAAACTCATGGCCCTTGCTGCAATTGTAATCATACTTCCGCTTATCGTCGTTGGTACAGTTAGTTACTTTGTTGCAAAAAGTGAACTCGACAAGATTGGACAGCTTGGGCTTCAAAACGGAACGTACGCCATTTTGGACATGATAGAAGAACTGGATGATCAAGTTCAAAATGGTTCTTTAACACTGGAGGAGGCACAGGAAAAGGCCCGCATTCAAATTGTTGGAGCAAAAAATGCAGACGGTACACGTTCTATTGACAATCCTGTGAAATACGGTGAAAACTTCTATTTTTATGTCGTAAAAGAAGATGGGATCCTTGATGCTCACCCAAATATAGAAGGTCAAAATCTATATGACGAACAAACTAAAGATGGTCGTTACTTTATCCGTGAAGTCATTGATGTTGCTAAAAATGGTGGAGGATTTGCTCGCTATGATTGGCCACTGCCTACCAAGCCAGAAGTGGAAGCACCTAAAATAACCTATAGTGCTTTTGATCCCCAATGGGAATGGATTATTGCTGCCGGAACATATGAAATGGACTTTAATGCCGGAGCAAAGCATCTGTTGACCTATACATTGTTAACCCTAATTATCGCAATTATCATCGGGATCGGTCTGTTTTTCATCTTCTCTAGTCGAATGACAGCCTATATCGAGAAAATTATGGAGATGACCTCCAACATCGCACAAGGGAAACTAAGCGGGGATAATATCCCTATCCAATCTCATGATGAGCTTGGTCATCTAGCCATCCATGTCAATGAAATGAAAAATAATCTCCATGAAATGGTCAGTCATACCCGGGATTCTTCCGAGAAGATGCGAGATTCCTCCGATATGCTCAGCGCTATTACTGAAGAAACAACGGCATCTACCGACGAAATCCATCAGGCCATTGAAGACATTTCAAAAGGTGCTGTTGTACAAGCCGAAGAAGCTGACGTCGCCATTCATAAAGTGGACAACTTGTCTAACCTCATCGCAAAGGCAACTATGCAATATGGAGATGTCGTTCAAGAAGTCAACAAAATGACTACTCTTCAACAAACGGGTAGCGAAAAAGTGAATGACCTCGAACAAAATTCGAATGAGTTCACTGCTGTGATTGATGGATTGCAAACAAATTTTTCAAATCTAACAGCAAGATTAAGTGAAATTCAAACAATTGTTCAAACAATTTCATCCATTTCAGCTCAGACGAATCTACTTGCCTTAAATGCAAGTATTGAAGCAGCAAGAGCTGGTGAACATGGGAAAGGATTCGCCGTTGTAGCTGAGGAAGTTCGGAAGCTATCGGAAGATACTAACGAGGCAACTAATCGAGTCCGCGATCTTCTCGTTCATATCGAACAGGAAACAGCAAATTCTGGAAGCCATATGACACATACACTTGAGCTATCCCATGAGCAGGTCGTGGCTATTCATGAGACGAAAGAAGCCTTCACCTATTTGTCCGAATCCATTGGAGACATTTCCTCCCTCCTCCATTCACTCGAAATGGATATGAATGATATGGATGCCAATCGCCAAGTTGTCGTAGGTGCCATTAGCCAGATTGCCAGTGTAGCTACACAATCTGCAGCCGCGACACAACAAGTCAATGCATCTATCGATGAGCAAAAGACAGCCGTCAATTCCATTATGCTGTCATCACTCGAACTCCAAACGGAAGCCGAGCGCATGCATAATCTCGTCGAACGCTTTACTTAA
- a CDS encoding glycerophosphodiester phosphodiesterase, translated as MRGLGKKKVGWLAGLVSACLLLLVGFNEHPPKQVEMTGMISVAHRGASSYAPENTQAAFQKGLELGADFLESDVHLSKDGELVIIHDEKVDRTTNGTGFVKDYTLAELKELDAGTSFDASFSGEKIITLDELLDEFYGEIGLLIEIKKPKLYPGIEEKVVELLKKYEDVSGVIVQSFDIESMRKIHSLLPELQIAVLMKPSTLLPSSKRLEDLTSFATYINFNVSYINKRMVDRIHTYGGKVLVWSKQDQQLIAKAFQYGVDGIITDFAQWPVEEPTFLARH; from the coding sequence ATGAGGGGACTCGGGAAAAAGAAAGTGGGATGGCTAGCGGGCTTAGTAAGTGCATGTTTACTTCTCCTTGTTGGTTTCAATGAACATCCTCCTAAGCAAGTAGAGATGACAGGAATGATTAGTGTTGCACATCGTGGGGCTTCTAGTTATGCACCTGAAAATACACAAGCTGCTTTTCAGAAAGGGCTGGAGCTTGGCGCTGATTTTCTGGAGAGTGATGTCCACCTTTCCAAAGATGGTGAACTAGTTATTATACATGATGAAAAAGTGGATCGAACGACGAATGGTACAGGATTTGTCAAAGACTACACACTCGCTGAATTGAAGGAACTGGATGCGGGAACGTCATTTGATGCTTCTTTTAGCGGAGAAAAGATTATTACGCTTGATGAATTACTTGATGAATTTTATGGTGAAATTGGGCTGTTAATAGAGATTAAGAAGCCAAAATTATATCCAGGTATTGAGGAAAAAGTAGTTGAATTATTAAAGAAGTATGAAGATGTAAGCGGTGTCATTGTGCAATCGTTCGATATTGAATCGATGAGAAAAATCCACTCCTTATTACCGGAATTACAAATTGCTGTTTTGATGAAGCCGTCAACATTACTCCCTTCATCTAAGCGTCTTGAAGATTTAACGTCCTTTGCTACCTACATAAACTTTAATGTTTCGTATATTAATAAGCGGATGGTCGATCGCATACATACATATGGTGGAAAAGTGTTAGTTTGGTCAAAGCAGGATCAGCAGTTGATTGCCAAGGCTTTTCAATATGGAGTAGATGGTATTATTACGGATTTTGCACAGTGGCCGGTTGAAGAGCCAACTTTCCTAGCAAGACATTAG
- a CDS encoding carboxylate--amine ligase — MTNQPFIPIIVGTDMNAYNMAISFHEEYGIKPILVGKEPLSFTSLSSIIKSIELNPKLPEKKVFVSFLKEVAKKYAEPGKKMLLIGTNDLYVRMIIENAAELTSDFVFNYISEPLMNDLLVKSNFYKLCAEHGIEAPATYFYSCLDDKPFEEEVMFPIIIKPSNGVEYYKNPFDGMQKVYKVDSYAEIGPIIDTIKASGYKEELIIQDYIPGDDTYMWDSVFYMNSHGKAELITFAQVVLQEHTVTAIGNYTALITRYNEEVMLKLKGFLEALNYVGYANFDLKYDERDGKFKVFEVNIRQGRSSYYITACGHNMAKYFVDDIIHGQQKPLTLLNEKFLFTVVPKIVLKKFVANSEVRAEAKALIRAGKYVNPLFYKKDTHFKRKFYLFARQINYYRKYKNSQW, encoded by the coding sequence ATGACAAATCAACCATTCATCCCGATTATTGTCGGAACAGATATGAACGCCTACAATATGGCGATTTCATTCCACGAGGAATATGGCATTAAACCGATTCTAGTTGGAAAAGAGCCTTTATCATTTACTAGTTTAAGCTCGATCATCAAAAGTATAGAGCTCAATCCAAAATTGCCGGAAAAGAAAGTGTTTGTTAGCTTTTTAAAAGAAGTGGCAAAGAAGTATGCAGAGCCAGGGAAGAAAATGCTGCTGATTGGCACGAATGATTTATACGTTCGTATGATTATTGAAAATGCTGCTGAGTTAACAAGTGATTTTGTATTTAACTATATTTCAGAGCCACTTATGAATGATTTACTTGTTAAATCGAATTTTTATAAGCTATGTGCAGAACATGGTATTGAGGCGCCGGCCACGTACTTTTATTCATGCCTAGATGACAAACCATTCGAGGAAGAGGTCATGTTTCCTATCATTATCAAGCCGAGTAACGGCGTTGAGTATTATAAGAATCCATTTGACGGTATGCAAAAAGTTTATAAGGTCGATTCATATGCTGAAATCGGACCTATTATTGATACGATAAAAGCCAGTGGATACAAAGAGGAACTTATTATTCAGGACTATATCCCCGGCGATGATACGTATATGTGGGATTCAGTATTTTACATGAATAGCCATGGTAAGGCTGAATTGATCACGTTTGCGCAAGTTGTGTTACAGGAGCATACGGTTACGGCTATCGGTAATTATACAGCACTAATCACGAGATATAACGAAGAGGTCATGCTGAAATTGAAAGGGTTCCTTGAAGCATTAAATTATGTTGGTTACGCTAATTTCGATTTGAAATATGACGAACGGGACGGCAAGTTCAAAGTGTTTGAAGTGAATATAAGGCAAGGCAGGTCGAGCTATTATATTACAGCCTGCGGACATAATATGGCTAAATACTTTGTGGATGATATCATTCATGGTCAGCAAAAGCCACTGACATTATTGAATGAAAAATTCCTCTTCACGGTTGTTCCTAAAATTGTATTAAAGAAATTTGTCGCGAACAGTGAAGTGCGAGCTGAAGCAAAGGCCTTAATTCGGGCAGGTAAATATGTGAACCCATTATTTTATAAAAAAGATACTCATTTTAAACGAAAGTTCTATTTATTTGCACGGCAGATTAATTATTATCGTAAATATAAAAATAGCCAGTGGTGA
- a CDS encoding peptidase U32 family protein — protein MGVTTKRVITKKPEVLAPAGTLEKLKTAIRYGADAVYIGGNAYGLRSRAGNFTYDEMREGVAFAKAANAKVYVAANMVAHEGDVEGAGKFFRELRDIGIRAVIVSDPALIEICAMEAPGLPIHLSTQASATNYETLNFWQAEGLERVVLAREVEMDEIREIRRNTDIEIEAFIHGAMCISYSGRCVLSNHMSERDANRGGCTQSCRWKYGLFDEEQNSLLGGEILEEFSMSAVDMSMIRHIPDLVESGIDSFKIEGRMKSIHYVSTVSNVYRRAIDAYCDDPDNYEYKQEWEDELWKVAQRELATGFYYGTPTEHEQLFGKPRKIQAYSFIGQVLAYNEKTQIATIQQRNHFGLGDTVEFYGPKFTHVYQTIDELWDEHSNPIEHAPSAMMIVQAKVTVPVKPFNMIRKKKHM, from the coding sequence ATGGGAGTTACGACCAAGAGAGTGATTACAAAAAAGCCGGAAGTGTTGGCACCGGCTGGAACGCTTGAAAAACTAAAAACCGCTATCCGTTACGGGGCAGATGCTGTCTATATTGGTGGTAATGCGTATGGTTTGAGGAGCCGAGCGGGAAACTTCACGTATGATGAAATGCGGGAGGGTGTGGCATTCGCTAAAGCGGCAAATGCCAAGGTGTATGTAGCAGCAAATATGGTGGCACATGAAGGCGATGTTGAAGGGGCGGGGAAATTTTTTCGAGAGCTACGGGATATCGGTATACGGGCGGTTATTGTATCTGATCCAGCTTTAATAGAGATATGTGCGATGGAAGCACCTGGATTACCGATTCATTTATCGACGCAGGCTTCGGCAACGAATTATGAAACATTGAATTTTTGGCAGGCAGAAGGCTTGGAACGCGTCGTTTTGGCAAGGGAAGTTGAGATGGATGAAATACGGGAAATACGTCGGAACACAGATATAGAAATTGAGGCCTTTATCCACGGGGCGATGTGTATTTCCTATTCGGGCCGTTGTGTGCTATCCAATCATATGTCAGAGCGGGATGCTAATCGCGGAGGATGCACGCAGTCTTGCCGTTGGAAGTATGGTTTGTTCGATGAAGAACAGAACTCGTTGCTCGGTGGTGAAATACTTGAGGAGTTTTCAATGAGTGCGGTAGATATGTCCATGATTCGTCATATTCCTGACCTGGTTGAAAGCGGTATAGATAGTTTTAAAATCGAGGGACGCATGAAGTCAATTCATTACGTGTCAACGGTTTCCAATGTTTATCGTCGAGCAATCGACGCTTATTGTGATGATCCTGATAACTATGAATATAAGCAAGAGTGGGAAGACGAGTTATGGAAAGTAGCACAACGGGAGTTGGCAACTGGATTTTACTATGGAACACCAACGGAGCATGAGCAGTTATTCGGCAAGCCACGCAAAATTCAGGCCTATAGTTTTATTGGACAAGTATTGGCTTATAATGAAAAAACTCAAATTGCGACCATTCAACAACGTAATCATTTTGGGCTTGGAGATACGGTTGAGTTTTATGGACCAAAATTTACGCATGTTTATCAAACGATAGATGAATTATGGGATGAGCACAGCAACCCGATTGAACATGCACCAAGTGCTATGATGATTGTACAAGCGAAAGTAACAGTCCCTGTAAAACCATTTAATATGATTCGTAAGAAGAAGCATATGTGA
- a CDS encoding DUF2249 domain-containing protein codes for MNQQTTKIVELDVRPHLTKKLEPFQLIMDTVKELEVGDIFVLHATFKPTPLLGVLKMKGFVNKVERKEKDHWVVSFVNKKYKHLLDIEESSLDVELVSSALSSDEEAIARESKTISLDNRGLEPPQPMMRTLAALDRSRPGDRVSIHNDRVPVFLIEELNRLGCPFIVDEQLDGTAKVTIHKV; via the coding sequence ATGAATCAGCAAACGACGAAAATTGTAGAACTAGATGTACGTCCTCACTTGACCAAAAAGCTTGAGCCTTTCCAGTTAATTATGGATACGGTGAAGGAGTTAGAGGTTGGGGATATTTTTGTACTCCATGCGACCTTTAAGCCAACGCCTTTGTTAGGTGTTTTGAAGATGAAGGGCTTTGTTAATAAGGTAGAGCGTAAAGAAAAAGATCATTGGGTAGTTTCTTTTGTCAATAAAAAATATAAGCATCTATTAGATATAGAAGAATCTTCACTAGATGTTGAGCTGGTTTCTTCAGCTCTGTCTTCTGATGAAGAGGCTATAGCGAGAGAATCGAAAACAATCTCGCTCGATAATCGTGGATTAGAGCCTCCTCAACCGATGATGCGTACATTAGCTGCTTTAGATCGCAGCCGCCCCGGAGATCGAGTGAGCATTCACAATGATCGGGTCCCTGTTTTTTTAATAGAAGAATTGAATCGACTGGGTTGTCCTTTTATTGTAGATGAACAGCTTGATGGCACAGCAAAAGTAACGATTCATAAGGTATAA
- a CDS encoding DUF2249 domain-containing protein, with product MSEYAATVRVPEYPPHLKHKTIFETFNKLNSSEAMLIVNDHDPIPLRFQFDSMHEGKYTWEYIEQGPDTFQVKIEKL from the coding sequence ATGAGTGAATATGCAGCAACAGTAAGGGTTCCAGAATATCCACCCCATCTTAAGCATAAAACAATTTTTGAGACATTTAATAAGTTAAATTCGTCAGAGGCTATGTTGATTGTCAATGACCATGATCCGATTCCTTTGCGTTTTCAATTCGATTCTATGCACGAAGGTAAATACACATGGGAATATATTGAACAAGGTCCAGATACGTTTCAAGTGAAAATCGAAAAACTATAA